GAGCAGCTCGTGCTGGACATCGAAGAACTCGCGCAGCCGCACGTCGGTCGGCCGGTCGCGATCGTCGACGGCGCGGAAGCGCGTCCAGGCCTCCTCCTGCATCTCGGTGAGCTCGTCGATCAGGAGCTCTTCCTTCGACTGGACGTGGCGGTAGATCGAGCTCGCGCCCATCCCGGCGCGCTCGGCGATCGCCCGGAGCGTGGCGCCATCGAAGCCCCGTTCCCGGAACAGTTCGCGAGCCGCCTCGCGGATGCGCGCGCGGCTTCGCCGACCGCGGACGAGTCGGCCGTCATCGGCCCGCAGACGCGTGCGTTCACCGCTCGCGGACCGCGGCGGCGCGGCCTGACCGGTTCGCGGCGTGCGCGCGACCGTCGGCGCACCGCGATCCTGGGTTCCCGACACAGCCGGATGAGGAGACGAAAGACCCGTGCTCATGGCGCGACTTCCGATCGTTCCGAATTCGGGGCCGCAGAGGCCCCGAAATGCTGTGGGGGGATCAGCCCGGCATGCGACCGAGGGAGGCCACAGGCCACGGGCTTGGCGAACAGGATCGCATAGAAGCGCTGTTTCGTCAGCGAAGTGGGCCCCGATCGCCCGCCTCAGGCGGAATCTCCCGACGGGAAGCCGCGGCCGAGGCACCAGCACGGCACGCCGTGCACGACGTCCTCGGCGCGCACCTCGAAGCCGTGGGCGCGGTAGAAGCGCACGCTCTCCGGCCGATCGCATTCGAGGCAGAGCGGGGCGGGCGAGGCCGCGACGAGGTCTTCGATCGATCCGAGCAGCGCCGCGCCGATCCCGCGCCCCTGCCACACCGGCTCGACCCCAAGGACCGAGAGGTACCAATGGGGCTCCCGGGGTCGGTACTGAGCGAGCGAAGCCGTCACCGCCGACCATGCGCCCATCGCCCCCGCACCCTGTAGCCAGAAGCACTCGAATTGCCGCCGGATCGACGGCCGCGGCAGGGGGAAAGTACCGGGCGGCGCCACGATGAAGCCGCCGATGACGCCCGAGTCGTAGGTGATCACCCTCGAAACGACCGTGTCGGAATGGTCGAGCACCAGGGACCGCAGGCCGGCGGCGTTGGCCCGCACGCGCCGCGGCGGATCCGGTCCGTGGATCCGCGCGTTCATCGGATTGTCCCGGAAAGCACGCGCGAGCACGTCGACCAGCGACCGTCGCGCGGCGCGGTCGGGCGCCCCGATCGCCAGACGGCTCGGCTCCAGCGCAGGGGGCACATCGCCTTCGAGTATCATGCGCCGCCATGCTACTCGCTCGCTCGCACGCCTGCGTGTCCGTTCTCGTCCTCCTCTTCGTACTCGCGGCGCCCACCTCGGCCCTCGCCCGCGCGAACGCCCCGACGGCACCGCCCTTCGAGGACGTGACGGTCTTCGTCGCGAAGCAGATCGTCACGATGGAGCCGGGACAGCCCGAGGCCACCGCGGTCGCCGTCGACGGCGAGACCGGTCGGATCATCGACGTCGGCAGCCTCGACACGATGGCGCCCTGGCTCGAGGACGTGCCCCACACAATCGATCGCCAGTTTCGGAAGCAGGTCCTCCTCCCGGGCTTCGTCGACCCCCACGTCCACCCCTTCCTGGCCGGAAAGCTCCTGACCGTAGACATCGCGGCGCCGGAAGCCTGGAACCTGCCGAGCGGCCGGGTCGAGTCGGTCACGAACCGCGAGGACTTCGTCGCGCGTCTGAAGACGCTCTCGGCCGCGTGGCCCCACGACGACGTGCCGCAGATCGTCTGGGGTTGGCACCGGCTCTGGCACGGCGACTTCGGACGCGACGATCTCGACGCGATCGCACCGGACAAGCCGCTGCTCCTCTGGCACCGGTCGTATCACGAGATCGTCGCCAACTCGAAGGCGATGGCGATGATCCCGATTCCCGACGAGGCCCTCGAGCGCTTCGGGAACCAGATCGACCTCGAGCGCGGGCACTTCGCCGAAATGGGCATGGGCGTCGCGAACATGGCGATCGCGCCGATCACGGAGACCCCCGAGAAGATCGAGCAAGGGCTCGAGACGTTTCGCGTGCTCATGCAGCGTGGCGGCCTCACGACGGCAGCGGACATGGTCGCGGGCAGCACGATCGGGATCGACGTCGAATGGGATGCGTCGAAGGCCCATCTCCAGGGCGAGGACGTCCCTTTCCGCACGCTCTTCATCCACGCCCCCGCCGGCTGGCAGATCGCCGCGGGCGAAGCGGCGGTCACGAAGTTCCAGTCGATCCGCGCGGAAGCCAACGACCAGCTGCGCTGGCCGAAGGCGATCAAGTCGCTGGCCGATGGCGCCTTCATCTCGCAGCTCATGCGGATGGGACCGCCCGGCTACCTCGACGGGCACGAAGGCGAGTGGATGATCCCGCCGGAGCTCCAGTACGGCGTCGTCGAGCCGTGGTGGAAGCAGGGCTTCGACGTCTACTACCACGTGAACGGAGACGAGGGCCTCGACGTCGTCCTCGATGTCTTCGAACGGCTGAAGGCCGAGCATCCGCGCAGCGACTTCCGCTTCAGCCTCGAACACTTCGGCATGTCCCGGGACGATCAGGTCGAGCGCTTCGCCCGACTCGGCGGCGGTTCGGTCTCGATCAACGGCTACTATGCCCACTACTTCGCCGACAAGTACGCGCGCCACGGACTCGGCTACGCGCGCGCGTCGCAGATGACCCGCCTGGGCTCCCTGTCCCGGGCAGGAATTCCCTTCACGATGCATTCGGACTGCCCGATGGGGCCGCTCGAACCCCTGCTCGCCGTCACGACCGCGGTCACGCGACGGACCCAGGAAGGTCGGATCATGGCCCCGGAGCAGCGTGTGACCGTCGACGAGGCGCTTCGCGCCGTCACGATCGACGCCGCCTGGAACCTCCGCCTCGACGACGAGGTGGGCAGCATCGCGCCGGGCAAGAAGGCCGATTTCGTGGTCCTCGAGAAGAATCCCTACGACGTCCGACCGGCCCGGATCAAGGACATCGGCGTCTGGGGCACGGTCTACGAAGGGCGCGTCTTCGAGGCGCCGTGAGGCCGCCGGGCCGCGGCTTGAGTTCCCGGCCCATTCCGCCGATTGAGAACAGGGGATCTCCCCCGACCGTCCCATCCTCGAACCCGGAGCGCACGCATGTCCACGGAGCAGGGAGATCGCATCGTCTGCCGCTTGCGCTTCCAGCACGAGGGACGCGACCGGGTCTTCACCGTGAGCGATCGACCGGTCGTGATCGGGCGCGCGCCCGAGTGCGATCTGCTGCTCGCCCACGACAGCATCTCGCGCCAGCACGCGCGCCTCGCCTTCGAAGACGATGGCTGGCTCCTCACCGACCTCGAGAGCAAGAACGGCTCGCGGGTGAACACCTTCCACGTGAAGGAGCAGGTCCTCCGGAACGGGGACCGCCTCGACCTCGGATCGATCCGCATGTTCGTCGAGATCGGCCCCGAGTCCGCCGCCTCCCGCGCCCGCGTGATCTTCGACGAAGACAAGGCACCGGCGATGCACACCGAGGTGCTCGATCTCCAGGGCCTCGATCACCTGCTCCAGGCCGCAGGCGAGCGAAAACTGGCCCCGCAGCCGTCGCCCTTCACCGACAAGGACGTGCTCGCCGGCGTCGACGACGATCTGCTCCGCACGCCGATTCCCGAAGGCGGCACGAGCCCGGAGCTGCTCCGCCTCGTTTCCGAGTCCGCCGAGAGCCTGCTCTCGTGTACGACGCTGCCCGAGACCCTGGACCGGATCCTCTCCCTCGTCTTCGCGAACATCCCCGTCGAGCGCGGCGTGATCTGTCTGTACGACGAGGCCTCCGGCGGGATCGAGCCGATGGCCATGCGCAACCGCGAGGGAGTCCCGGACGCGCCGATCGAGATCAGCACGAACATCACCGGCGTCGCGATCGAGGAGAAGCAGGCGGTCCTGATCAAGGACACCGCCATGGACGAACGCTTCGGCGGCGCCGAGAGCGTGATCATGATGGACATCCACTCGGCGATGTGCGCGCCGCTCCTCCGGGACGACAAGGTCAGCGGCTACATCTACGTCGACCGTCAGTCGAGCGCCCACCCCTTCGACATGCCCCAGCTCCAGGCGCTCTCGATCCTCGCGCTCCTCGCCGCGATCGCGGTGGAGCAGGCGGGACTGCGGGACGACGTACGTCGGGAGCAGGAACGCCGCGTGCGCCTCGCCCGCTACAGCTCGCCGGCGGTCGTCGAACGGATCATCGCCGACCCCGAGGCCGGCATGGGCAGCATGGTCGCCGACGAAGGCGACGTCTCCATCCTCTTCGCCGATCTCACGGGCTTCACGACGATGGCGGAACGGCTCCCGCCCTCGGAGGTCGTGCTGATCCTCAACCAGGTCTTCGAGCGCCTCACGAGCGCCGTCTTCGCCCTCGACGGCACCCTCGACAAGTTCCGCGGCGACGGCATGATGGCCTTCTTCGGCGCACCGCTCCCGATGGCGGACCACGCGGAGCGCGCCGTCGAAGCGGCGCTGCAGATGCAGGAGGCCCTCGCGCGCTTGAACGACGCGCGCGAAGGCGTCCGTCCGATCCAGATGCGCATCGGCGTGAACTCGGGCTCGGTCGTCGTCGGCGACATCGGCTCCCCCGCCCGCAAGGACTACACGGTCATCGGCGACGTGGTGAACATCGCCAGCCGCCTCGAGTCCTCCGTCGCCCGGCCCGGCCAGGTGGTGATCGGCGAGTCGACCTGGGAAGCCGTGCGCCACGCATACACGGCGGAAGCCCTCGACGAGGTCCTGCTCAAGGGCAAGCGCAAGAGCGTGCGGCCCTATCTCGTGACGGGAAGGGTCGGCGCCGACACCGGCCCGACGCGGGCGCTCTGAGCGCGACCGGAACCGCCTAGGACTCGTCGTCCGCGAGCGCCCAGTATCCCGCCATCAGCTCGGAGCTCCAGTCCGGCTGCCGCGTCGCGCTGCGTGGCGCGAACTCCGTCATGAAGGGCTTGAGGTCGAGGACCGGCGTCCCGTCGATCGCGTCGAGACCTCGCACGCGGAGGGTGAGACCGTCGACGCCGAGCAGCTCGCACGTCGTGATGCCGAGCCGATTCGGTCGCCCCTTCGCGCGCTGGGCGAAGATCCCGACCTTCGGCCATGCCTCGTTGCCGCGTGGATGACGGCTCCCGAGGTTCACCTTCGACTCGTCGACCCGATCGAAGTGGAACACGACTTCGACGTGCGAGAAGGCATCGAGGCCGGCGAGCACCTCGGGCCCGAAGCGCTCGGCATCGAGGGTGATCGTCGATTCGATCGCTCCCCAACCGTCGTCGATCGCCTCGCTCCGCGGACAGGCGACGATCCCGATCGGGCGCAGCGTGATCTCCGCGGCCACCCTAGAGGTCCCCCGTCGCGACGCGGAATTTCTCTTTCGCGGCGCCCCGAACGACCGAGCCGTGCGCGACGACCAGGTCGTCGAAGTCGTACTCGAGCATCTTCCCGATCGACGCACGCACGGCGACGCGGTCCTTCATCATCGAACGCATCAGTCGGGAGACCTTGAGGCCCCCGCGAGCCCCCGCCAGCCAGAGGAAGATCCCCGTCCAGCCGCCGGGCGCCGGCTCGAAGTGGAAGCAGAGGTCGGTCACGATCAGCGTGCGGGAAGCGGCGTGGAAGAAGACGATCTCGTTCGTCGCCGGCGTTCCCTCGAGCGCGACCTGTCGGAGCGCATCCGTCCAGAGCGACTCGGTCTCTCCTCCGAGGACCGTGAGCGGCGGAACGTCGCCCTTCAGCTTGGGCTCCGTCCCCGGAGCGACGAAGCAAGCCGCCTCCGGAAAGCGCTTCGCCGCCGCGACGAAGTAGAAGTGGTGGAAGGCGTTCGGGGCCACGATCGCGCGGACCGGGCCGATCGCTTCGATCTCGGCCGCCGCGGCGTCGTCGATCGGGATGGGCGAGATCAACACCACGCCCCCGTCACCGAGCTGCACGACGGTCATGCGCGTACCGAATCGCGCCCCTGCGAGCGAGAGAGGGGCGTCTGCAGTCCAGATTCCTTCGCCGAGCGCTTCGAGCATGCCGTCTCCTCGTCTCGGAGAGTCTACGCGACGCGACCCGGGGGCCGATGCCGCGAATCGCGGCGCTCCGATGCGCGCCGTATAGTAGGCCCGCCACCGGATCCCCGCGGATTCCCCCGAGAGCAGAACAGGCCATGAGCACCAACGAAGAAATCGAAAAGCGAGGACAGGACGTCCTCGTCGGCAACTACGCCCCGCAGCCCATCGCGCTCGTGCGCGGCGAGGGCTCCTGGCTCTTCGACGCCGAAGGCAACAAGTTTCTCGATCTGATGGGCGGAATCGCGACCGCGACCCTCGGTCACGCGAACCCGAAGCTCCAGGCCGCGCTCGCGGAACAGGCGGGCAAGCTCTGGCACGTCTCGAACCTCTATACGACCGAGCCGCAGATCCAGCTCGCAGAGCGCATCACCGCGAACTCTTTCGCCGAAGCGGTCTACTTCTGCAACTCGGGCGCGGAGGCGAACGAGGCCGCACTCAAGCTCGCCCGCCGCCACCACCACGACCGCGGCGACCCGCGT
The genomic region above belongs to bacterium and contains:
- a CDS encoding GNAT family N-acetyltransferase, which gives rise to MILEGDVPPALEPSRLAIGAPDRAARRSLVDVLARAFRDNPMNARIHGPDPPRRVRANAAGLRSLVLDHSDTVVSRVITYDSGVIGGFIVAPPGTFPLPRPSIRRQFECFWLQGAGAMGAWSAVTASLAQYRPREPHWYLSVLGVEPVWQGRGIGAALLGSIEDLVAASPAPLCLECDRPESVRFYRAHGFEVRAEDVVHGVPCWCLGRGFPSGDSA
- a CDS encoding SAM-dependent methyltransferase, giving the protein MAAEITLRPIGIVACPRSEAIDDGWGAIESTITLDAERFGPEVLAGLDAFSHVEVVFHFDRVDESKVNLGSRHPRGNEAWPKVGIFAQRAKGRPNRLGITTCELLGVDGLTLRVRGLDAIDGTPVLDLKPFMTEFAPRSATRQPDWSSELMAGYWALADDES
- a CDS encoding amidohydrolase, with the protein product MLLARSHACVSVLVLLFVLAAPTSALARANAPTAPPFEDVTVFVAKQIVTMEPGQPEATAVAVDGETGRIIDVGSLDTMAPWLEDVPHTIDRQFRKQVLLPGFVDPHVHPFLAGKLLTVDIAAPEAWNLPSGRVESVTNREDFVARLKTLSAAWPHDDVPQIVWGWHRLWHGDFGRDDLDAIAPDKPLLLWHRSYHEIVANSKAMAMIPIPDEALERFGNQIDLERGHFAEMGMGVANMAIAPITETPEKIEQGLETFRVLMQRGGLTTAADMVAGSTIGIDVEWDASKAHLQGEDVPFRTLFIHAPAGWQIAAGEAAVTKFQSIRAEANDQLRWPKAIKSLADGAFISQLMRMGPPGYLDGHEGEWMIPPELQYGVVEPWWKQGFDVYYHVNGDEGLDVVLDVFERLKAEHPRSDFRFSLEHFGMSRDDQVERFARLGGGSVSINGYYAHYFADKYARHGLGYARASQMTRLGSLSRAGIPFTMHSDCPMGPLEPLLAVTTAVTRRTQEGRIMAPEQRVTVDEALRAVTIDAAWNLRLDDEVGSIAPGKKADFVVLEKNPYDVRPARIKDIGVWGTVYEGRVFEAP
- a CDS encoding DUF4336 domain-containing protein, which translates into the protein MLEALGEGIWTADAPLSLAGARFGTRMTVVQLGDGGVVLISPIPIDDAAAAEIEAIGPVRAIVAPNAFHHFYFVAAAKRFPEAACFVAPGTEPKLKGDVPPLTVLGGETESLWTDALRQVALEGTPATNEIVFFHAASRTLIVTDLCFHFEPAPGGWTGIFLWLAGARGGLKVSRLMRSMMKDRVAVRASIGKMLEYDFDDLVVAHGSVVRGAAKEKFRVATGDL
- a CDS encoding FHA domain-containing protein, yielding MSTEQGDRIVCRLRFQHEGRDRVFTVSDRPVVIGRAPECDLLLAHDSISRQHARLAFEDDGWLLTDLESKNGSRVNTFHVKEQVLRNGDRLDLGSIRMFVEIGPESAASRARVIFDEDKAPAMHTEVLDLQGLDHLLQAAGERKLAPQPSPFTDKDVLAGVDDDLLRTPIPEGGTSPELLRLVSESAESLLSCTTLPETLDRILSLVFANIPVERGVICLYDEASGGIEPMAMRNREGVPDAPIEISTNITGVAIEEKQAVLIKDTAMDERFGGAESVIMMDIHSAMCAPLLRDDKVSGYIYVDRQSSAHPFDMPQLQALSILALLAAIAVEQAGLRDDVRREQERRVRLARYSSPAVVERIIADPEAGMGSMVADEGDVSILFADLTGFTTMAERLPPSEVVLILNQVFERLTSAVFALDGTLDKFRGDGMMAFFGAPLPMADHAERAVEAALQMQEALARLNDAREGVRPIQMRIGVNSGSVVVGDIGSPARKDYTVIGDVVNIASRLESSVARPGQVVIGESTWEAVRHAYTAEALDEVLLKGKRKSVRPYLVTGRVGADTGPTRAL
- a CDS encoding TetR/AcrR family transcriptional regulator gives rise to the protein MSGTQDRGAPTVARTPRTGQAAPPRSASGERTRLRADDGRLVRGRRSRARIREAARELFRERGFDGATLRAIAERAGMGASSIYRHVQSKEELLIDELTEMQEEAWTRFRAVDDRDRPTDVRLREFFDVQHELLVADRDLTTIALRATTKTEARVAKRVLQLYDRTIGLLMEILQRGRQKQHLAREVDVLETARVLFHVSNGARIPWANGLVTDDALRKSMHQAVDLLFRGVS